From Daucus carota subsp. sativus chromosome 6, DH1 v3.0, whole genome shotgun sequence:
ATGCTGTCACTAACCATGAGATGATTCATCTCAGATACGCGTGCCAATTCTCCAGACACCACAACTCCATCAGCATTATTGATGTGCGGATGAAGCAGAGATGACAGCAGTGACAGAGGAGCTCGAACAATACTACATATAATGGCAAGTCCAATCCATCCTTGCCCTCTTCTGTTTTGTGCAGGTAAGCCAACTCCATTCCCGTTATCACCAAACATGTTCTCATCAGCTACTCGTGGACTTTTACGCCTCATCCTGACAGACTTAAATTCAGAGAATAAACTGTTTGACAGAATTTGTGGGAGGAAGCTAGACTTAGTTTGAAGTAAAGAGGAACCAAGCTTTGTATAAGTCTGGGGTAATGGAAGGTTGTGGTGGTCTTGTTAGTGCCTGTTCCTATCACATTAGTTTTATTCAGTGCTTTTCTCAACATTTAACTTGTTAAATTTTCCATTTTCGTGGGGTCTTATAAAACCAACTTTGCCGACAAAGGTGCCTAATcctactaaaaatatatatatataattcggcctatttgaataaaatttgaagACACTAATTGCAGTAGAATACAATGATAAGGTTACAGTTACAGTACTACTGCAATGCATTTTAAAtagattatgaatttatgataatTGTGCTAGAGGTTCCTCCGGTTCCTTAAAGGCCAGAAGAGATGATTACAAGTGATTTGTCATTGGGTGGATCAACTTAATCTCAGAGTCCTGATCATACATAGATAAAATCTGTATTGATTAACATCGATCAGGAGGTCTCTGTGTCATGAACCTACTGATATCTAACTCAGAAGAAGACACTAGTATCAGGAACCACATGATGAGCATTTTAAGTCTGCATCACCGAGCAGTAGTTAGTGATTTTTCCCCAGATTATTGAATCGTTTTCTATTTACTAATGCATCCAGCATTTGTGAATTATTTATCactaaaaaaaaagagattgtGATGAAAAGCACTAGCAACAATCTGCAGCACATTGTTTTATATGAGTCAACCCTGTATCAACAAAAGAAGCAAAGCAGGATATTACTTCATAATTATTCATGTAGACTGTAGAGTGAGAGGGATTGGCAACGattaatttatatgtaaattGTGTTAATTTTCCCAGGCTCGGGAGGGACAAATATTTCTTGGGGGTTCGTGGGATCGATCGGGTCAGTTTATGTAAAAATCTTGAATCTTCAAAaattgtttgtgatttttttttataattcataaatttaaattaaaaatcagttAAAACTTGATTGTGAGCCCCTACTAATCTACAAAATTTAACGTTCCATTATTTTCTGATTTTCAAAATCTTGATTCCATCACTGCCTATTAGTGTTCTATCTGAAACATTCCCGAAGAACATAATGAATGTCATAAACTATAAGTAGAGCCTGTCCCTTTATGTGAATTTGTACACAACACTTCCTACCTCTctacatatatacaacatatatacatCACCAGCagctttaattttaatttacccTAGCAAAATCATAGAAATCATGGTGTTTCTGTACAAGCTGGAGGGAATATTTGTCCATTCATTGTTGGCAAAACATTTACACATTGAGACACACCATTTCCATCTGGACCATGGTACTGCAAATTTATGTCATTTAACTCCACATTCTGACAGGGTATCCCTTTGCTGCAAGCTATCTTTATGGCAACTTTCGTCGATGATGTTCCGTGAATTCCTTTGAAACTCACCTCGCTTATCTTAACTTTCGAAGGAGCCTGCAATTACACCAATTTGTGAGAGAAAACACAGCAACAAGTttgataaaatagaaataaaaaattggCCTTACATACCTGTGCTTGGCATTGGCCATAAGGACAATACTGTTGATCTATCAGTATAGGGGTGCCTACATTATCCATTTTCAGATTCTCGAAATGCAAGTCCTGGCAAACGCCATTGGGAGAAGCAGGCCATGTTTTGACACGAACACCGTTCATTGTGTTGGTGAATGTACAATCTCTGACAAAAACTCCCATCACAGGTTGTTCGTCGTGATACTTTCCTAAGCTTCCTACACTAATTCCATGGCCTGGTCCGCACGTCACCCTTTCTATAGTCACTTGCTGACTTCCATCACCCATGGAGACACAATCATCTCCGGTTTTGATGTCAGAATCAGAGATCGTTATCCCACTTGAGCGACCAATATGAATGCCATCAGTGTTGAGGCTGTCTCCTGGCGCATTTATGGTTATATGGCTGAGAGTCAAGTTCTGGCATTGTAGTATGTTCATGTGAAACAATTTGCTGTCCACTGAAGATATCCCTTGCACCATTGAATTTGTCACCTTGTTGAACCTTATATTCTGATTACAAAAAAACATGCAGTCTGTCATATTCAAGTTTCGATCTCACAACTAAGGGGCCCTTTGGCTAAccttgatttttataaataagggCTTATTTCCCGAAAAAGGTACATACTATGGGTAAATTGCTGCATTTTCCAGTTTGGGCACAATTATTCTGAGACCAGGCAACTTTGCCCTGACCATCAAAGACGCCACCACTAAGCGTCATGGCATCAACTTGCTGGAAAACAA
This genomic window contains:
- the LOC108227679 gene encoding exopolygalacturonase yields the protein MEMITSKPIPGILCVLIWMSIITRSQGAVIDAKQNGAKGDGVTDDSQAITSAWQSACSSPTPSKLLIPAGQYAVGPMTFLGPCKAPITVQFDGNLKAPTDLNKLKSQDGWIVFQQVDAMTLSGGVFDGQGKVAWSQNNCAQTGKCSNLPINIRFNKVTNSMVQGISSVDSKLFHMNILQCQNLTLSHITINAPGDSLNTDGIHIGRSSGITISDSDIKTGDDCVSMGDGSQQVTIERVTCGPGHGISVGSLGKYHDEQPVMGVFVRDCTFTNTMNGVRVKTWPASPNGVCQDLHFENLKMDNVGTPILIDQQYCPYGQCQAQAPSKVKISEVSFKGIHGTSSTKVAIKIACSKGIPCQNVELNDINLQYHGPDGNGVSQCVNVLPTMNGQIFPPACTETP
- the LOC135146936 gene encoding uncharacterized protein LOC135146936; the protein is MRRKSPRVADENMFGDNGNGVGLPAQNRRGQGWIGLAIICSIVRAPLSLLSSLLHPHINNADGVVVSGELARVSEMNHLMVSDSMRYAMLM